A DNA window from Pseudodesulfovibrio thermohalotolerans contains the following coding sequences:
- the ruvB gene encoding Holliday junction branch migration DNA helicase RuvB, whose protein sequence is MSKCTLPEENVRPRKLSDFIGQQDLRTNLDVFIRAARERERSLDHTLFYGNPGLGKTTLARIMASELGVNMVSTSGPVIERSGDLAAILTNLERGDILFIDEIHRMPATVEEVLYPAMEDFQIDLVIGSGPGARTVKLDLEPFTLVGATTRLGLLTSPLRDRFGCIFRIEFYSPEELGRIVERSAAILGVEVEPEGALVIGRRARGTPRIANRLLRRVRDYALVHGTGVVTRELAEMSLERLDVDQYGLDNMDRKILTLMVEHFNGGPVGLKTIAAACAEEVRTIEDIYEPYLIQCGFLKRTPRGRVATAKAYQHLKLRMEDDQLPLL, encoded by the coding sequence ATGAGCAAATGCACCCTTCCCGAGGAAAACGTCCGCCCCAGGAAACTCTCCGATTTTATCGGCCAGCAGGACCTGCGCACCAACCTCGACGTCTTCATCCGGGCGGCCCGGGAACGCGAACGCTCCCTGGACCATACCCTTTTTTACGGCAATCCCGGACTGGGCAAGACCACCCTGGCCCGGATTATGGCCTCGGAGCTGGGAGTGAACATGGTTTCCACTTCCGGTCCGGTCATTGAGCGGTCCGGCGATCTTGCCGCCATCCTGACCAATCTGGAACGCGGGGACATCCTGTTCATCGACGAGATTCACCGGATGCCTGCCACAGTCGAGGAGGTCCTGTATCCGGCCATGGAGGATTTCCAGATCGACTTGGTCATCGGCTCCGGCCCGGGCGCGCGCACGGTCAAACTCGACCTTGAGCCGTTCACCCTGGTGGGGGCCACCACCAGGCTTGGCCTGCTGACTTCGCCCCTTCGCGATCGTTTCGGCTGCATTTTCCGCATCGAATTTTACTCGCCCGAGGAGCTGGGTCGCATCGTGGAGCGCAGCGCGGCCATTCTGGGGGTCGAGGTGGAGCCGGAGGGGGCCCTGGTCATCGGCCGCCGGGCGCGGGGCACTCCTCGCATCGCCAACCGGCTGCTTCGGCGCGTGCGCGATTATGCGTTGGTCCACGGCACCGGCGTAGTCACTCGCGAGCTGGCCGAGATGTCTCTGGAACGTCTGGACGTGGACCAGTACGGCCTGGACAACATGGACCGCAAGATTCTCACGCTCATGGTCGAGCACTTCAATGGCGGTCCCGTCGGACTGAAGACCATTGCTGCGGCCTGCGCGGAAGAGGTCAGGACCATCGAGGACATTTACGAGCCGTATCTGATCCAATGTGGCTTTTTGAAGCGCACTCCGCGCGGCAGAGTCGCCACGGCCAAGGCGTATCAGCACCTCAAACTGCGCATGGAAGATGATCAGCTTCCCTTGCTCTAG
- the ruvA gene encoding Holliday junction branch migration protein RuvA, translating to MIGFLQGELLSADERGLLLLTPGGVGYEVAVPTSVLAGLPGRGEQVRLFIHTQVAEKAIDLFGFLTADDLDLFRTLISIDKLGPKKALAILSMFDAAHLREIAFREDVTTLSMVPGIGPKSAKQILWNLKDKVDKLKPAVSGGAGAAQEPKAPRSEYLDALAGLKGLGYGEDEIRPLLIETFDEEPDLDAAGAIRAVLKKINAARS from the coding sequence ATGATCGGATTTTTGCAGGGTGAGTTGCTTTCCGCCGACGAGAGAGGGCTTCTGCTGCTTACTCCCGGCGGGGTGGGCTACGAAGTGGCCGTGCCCACGTCGGTACTGGCCGGACTGCCGGGCCGGGGCGAGCAGGTGCGCTTGTTCATCCACACCCAGGTGGCCGAGAAGGCCATCGATCTGTTCGGTTTTCTGACCGCCGACGACCTTGATCTGTTCCGGACGCTCATCTCCATCGACAAGCTCGGTCCCAAGAAAGCCCTGGCCATTTTATCCATGTTCGACGCGGCGCATCTTCGCGAGATAGCCTTCCGCGAGGATGTGACGACCCTGTCCATGGTGCCGGGCATCGGTCCCAAGTCCGCAAAGCAGATTCTTTGGAATCTCAAGGACAAGGTGGACAAGCTCAAGCCCGCCGTTTCCGGCGGTGCGGGCGCGGCGCAGGAGCCGAAGGCGCCGCGAAGCGAGTACCTGGACGCCCTTGCGGGCCTCAAGGGGTTGGGCTACGGTGAAGACGAGATTCGGCCCCTGCTGATCGAAACCTTCGACGAAGAACCCGACCTAGACGCCGCCGGCGCAATCCGCGCGGTGCTCAAGAAAATCAACGCGGCACGCTCATGA
- the ruvC gene encoding crossover junction endodeoxyribonuclease RuvC, with product MAEGLVVLGLDPGTRVTGYGVVRELSGKAELVATGTIRTPVKKDMATRMGVIFDQIQELIRLHGPAEAAIENVFVSKNPSSALKLGQARGACMAACATNNIPMGEYEPTKVKKNLVGVGNAPKSQVAYMVAHCLGVKRPDWPEDASDALAIAICHLNERRMRRMTGV from the coding sequence ATGGCCGAAGGGCTGGTCGTTCTGGGGCTCGATCCCGGCACGCGGGTCACGGGCTACGGCGTTGTCCGGGAACTCTCGGGCAAGGCGGAGCTGGTGGCCACCGGCACCATCCGTACCCCGGTCAAGAAGGACATGGCCACCCGTATGGGGGTCATCTTTGACCAAATCCAAGAGCTTATCCGGCTCCATGGACCGGCGGAAGCCGCCATTGAAAACGTGTTCGTTTCAAAAAACCCCTCGTCGGCTCTCAAACTCGGGCAGGCGAGGGGGGCGTGCATGGCAGCCTGCGCCACCAACAACATCCCCATGGGCGAGTATGAGCCGACCAAGGTAAAAAAGAATCTGGTCGGAGTGGGCAACGCCCCCAAGTCCCAGGTCGCCTATATGGTCGCCCACTGTCTTGGGGTCAAACGGCCCGACTGGCCCGAGGATGCCTCGGATGCGCTGGCCATCGCCATCTGCCATCTGAACGAGCGGCGTATGCGCCGCATGACCGGCGTCTGA